The bacterium DNA window GACGAAACTCCCCGGTGATCTCGTAGTCGAGCCCTTCGCCGAGGATCGCGGCGATCCCGGGTTCGACCGCGTCGAGGTAGGGCTTCACGAACGCGCCGTCGTCGAAGCGCACGCGCGCGGTCAGACGCGCGGTCTCGAAGTCACTCGTCACCAGGTCCTCGACGTCGTCGCTGCCCGAGTTCTCGAAGAGGAGCAGCTCCTGGGAGACGAGCTCCCGATCGTCCGGGATCGCATAGAACTCCGGGCGGTTCTCGTTCAGCGCCCGATGGGTCTCCTTCACGATGTCCACGATCGAGACGACCTTGCCCGCGCGGAGCGTCGCGGCCTCCACCGAGAGCATGTGATCGGAGACTTCTTCGAGCTTTCGCAGGACAGCGGGCTCGTGGAGCCCGTCGTCGGCGCCCGTCGACACGAGGACCTCGTAGGTCACCGCCCCGCCGAAATGATCGTTCGTGTAGTCGACCGCCTGAAAGAGGCCCGAGTCCTCGGGAAACCACTCGATCATGTCGTGCCCGACGTGGATGCGCGGGATCCCGACGCCGGCCGCCAACAGGATCGCCGCCCAGACCGCGAGGACGAGACCAGATCGCCGGGTCGAGAAGCGACCGACCGAGAGGAGCAGGCGTTGGGAGACTGTTTCGGTTCCCGCTGCGGCCTCGGTCACGCGCCGGACAGGCGAAATGGCGAGCAACGCCGGGAGCAGCACCAGCACGTAGGCGAGCGAGAGCAGCACGCCGATCGGGCTGATGATCCCGAAATGCGAGATCGGCGCGAGGGCCGCGGGGATGAACGAGAGCAGGCCGCCCGCGGTCGTGAGGGACGTCATCAGGATCGGGAGTCCGGAATGCGCCAGCGCGTGTGGGACCGCCTCGTGGCGATCCATTCCGGCGCGGATCCCCTGGTAGTAGATCGCGACCAGGTGCACCGCACCGCCGATCCCGACCGCGAGCAGGAAGGACGGGATGATCTGGGTCGGCGCCATGATCGGAATGCCGACCGCGCCCATCAGCGACATCGTCGAGAAGACCGAGAGGCCGACCGTCAGCAGCGGCAGCACGACCCCGAGCACGCTCCGGAAGAGCATCGCCAGGAAAACGGCCGCCACGACGATCGACAGGACGGTCGCCTGCGCCATGTCCGGCATCAGCGTCCGGGAGAGGACCGTCGTGAACGCCGCCATCCCGGCCACGTGCACCTCCACCCCTTCCGGGACCGTCTTCGCGAGGACCGCCTCGATCGCGGACAGGATCTCGGCGTCCTCCTCCCCCGTGATCAGCTGGCGGGAGGCCGCGGCGGTCTCTTCGCTCACGTCGTCGAAGCCTTCGAGCGCGTCGATCTCGCCGAGCTGCGAGTAGGCCTCGGTCTCGATCACGATCATCGTCGCGCGCCCGTCCTCGGAGAGCACGAAGTTCCGGTAGAGCGCGTTCGATCGGGCGCGTTCCTCGAGGGCCGCGAGGGCTTCCGGCGTCTCGGGCCAGTCCTCGAGGAAGTCCCGGACGTCGAGTCCTTCCTCGTTCCCGAGCGTCTCGCGCACGTTCCAGAGACTGGTCACCTCGACGAGATGCGGCACCTCGTCCTCGATCGCGAGATGCGTGTCCCGCACGACCTCGAGGAAGGCCGGATCGAAGACGGAGCCCGCAGGCTCGAGCGCCACGGCCATCGCCGCGTCCCGACCGAAGACCTCCTTGAAGGCGTCGTTCTGGAGGACGATCGGATCGTCCTTGTGGAAGAAGGCGTCGTTCGAGGTCTCGAGATAGAAGTGCTGGATCTGCGTCCCGAGCGCCCCGGTCAGGACGAGCACGGCGAAGATCACGGTCCACGGATGCGCGACGACCCAACGCCCCCAGGCCCCCAGCGCCGCCTCGATTCGATCCTTCATGCGACCGGCGCGAGCTCCCCGTAGCGCGGGTTGCGCTCGCCCCAGAAGAAGCGATTCGCGTTCCCGTACATGAACTTCTCGAGCACGCCCTCGCGCAGGTCGAGCGCCCGCGCCTCGTTCACGCATCGCTCCCAGTCGAGGGCCGGGTGGTCGGAGGCGAAGAGGACCTTGTCCTTGCCGCGCGTGTTCATGAAGTGGATGAGTTCGGGCGGGAAATGCTTCGGCGAGTACGCCGACGTCATCAGGTGGAGGTTCCGGTACTTGATCATGAGCCGCGTCGCGATCCCCCACCAGGGATCGGCGCCGTGGGCCATGCAGATCTTGAGCTCCGGGAAGCGGACACAGACCCGGTCGAGGTGGATCGGGTTCTGGCACTCGCCGGCGACCGGGGGACCGGGGAGCCCGGTGTTGATCGTGAGCGGCAGATCGAGCTCCACGCATTTCGTGTAGAGCGGGTAGTAGCGCTCGTCGGAGGGCGGGACGTCGGAGGAGAAGGGCACGACCTTCGCGCAGACCGTCGGGTGGTTGCGGGCCAGGGCCTCCATCTCCCAGAGCCCCTTCATGATCGGCATCTGACCGGGGTCGACCGAGAGTCCGAGCGAGAAACGCTCCGGCGCCTTCTCGACGAAGCGCAGGACGCGCTCGGACGGCTTCGCCACGTTCAGCGTCACGATCGCCCGCTCGATCCCGAGCCGATCCATCTCGGGGATCAGCTCGCCCGGCTCGAAGCTCCGGAAGAAGTCGTCTCCGCCCTTGAGGTAGTCCTCTTTGACCCGCTTCAGGTAGTCGACGTCGGCCTGGTCGCCCATGTCGACGTTGATCCAGCAGTCGATCGCCTTCTGCATCCACGCCTCCGCTCCGGCCCCGACGAGGGGCCGTCGGCGGCGACGATAGCGAGACGGGGCGACGGCGCGCAGTCCAGCGCGCGGGCTGCGCTTCGGGGGCGGGGGACGCCGCCTACTGCCCGATGACCTCGTCCATCAGGCGGCGATTCGGGATCGACCACTTCGACTCCCCGTCCCGGAACGTCGTCGCGATCGGCCCGATCTGGTCGACGACGCCCCGGCGCCCGTCGACCTCGACCGCCTCGCCTTCGGGCAGGGTCTGCCGGAGATAGTGGCCCGCCAGGATGGCGGTCACGATGTCCCGGGAGCCGAGGGCGAAGGAGAGGCCCATGCCGGCGGTGATCGCGGCGACGGTCACGGTGATCACCGTGATCAGGATCTGGGTATCGACCCCGAGCTGCTCGAGGGTCACGACGACGACCATCACGACGATGCTCGTCTGGGCGACGGCCCCGAGACCCTTCGCGTAGGACAGGCCCGCGGCGCTCGCGGCGGAGGTCACGACGTTTCCGATGAAGCGCGCGAGGAAGACGCCGGCGGCGAGGACCAGCGCGGCGGAGATCACGCTCGGGATGTAGCCGAGGATCCGGGTGATCGCGGAGGTGACCGCGTGGAGGCCGACGATCTCGGCGGCGCCCATGACGAAGAGGATCAGGATCAGCCAGTAGGCGAGGCCACCGACGATCTGGGAGGGCTGGGCGCTGATCGAGGCCCGCTCGAGGGCCTCCATCAAGCCGGAGCGCTCGAGCAGGGCATCGAGGGAGACCTGGATGGAACGCACGAGAACCGCACGGACGAGCTTTGCGATCAGCCAGCCGAGCATGAAGACGGCGAACGCGCCGACCGCCTTGGGCAGGAACTCGATCGCCGAGGCCGCCACGCCGTTCAGCATGTCGACGAGCAGGGTCTGGATCTCGGAAAACTGTTCATTCATCGGGGTCACTCCGATCGTGGGTTCGCGTTCGCGGCGCGCCCATCGACTGCGGCGGCGAGAGCGGATCGTGGCCGAAGAAGGCCGCCAGCAGGTCGAGGAGGGGCGCGCAGAAGCGCATGAGGAAGACGAAGGTCGTGAGGTCGATCAGGTCGCGGCTCGTGAGCTCGGCCTGGACCTTGCGGATGGTCTGGTCGTCGAGGGTCTCGGGCGGTGCGGGTCGGTCGCCTTCGAGACTTCCGAGCAGATCGCGGACGAAGTCCTCGTCGGAATCGAAGTCGAAGGGCTCACGGCGGTCGTCGTTCGACATCGCTACGCCCCTCCCCTGCGCTTGCGACCGAAGGCGGCCGCCTCGCCGCCGACGCGCGCTTCGTAGAGCGCCTTCAGCTTCTTCGTGCCGCGCGAGACGCGCATCTTGACCGCCGACTCGGACAGGTCGAGCTCCCGGGCCAGCTCCGGGTAGCTGTACCCCTCCACGTAGCGTAGGAGGAGCGGCACGCGGGTGCCCGGATCGAGCGCGTCGAGGAGCTCGAGGACGAGCTTGCGGAGCGCGACGTCCGGCGCCTCGGGTCGCTCCGGCGGCGGCGCCTGCTCCTCGGCCGCCTTGCGCTTGCGCTGCTCGCTGGCGCGCTTGCGGAGCACCATCCGACAGGCGTTCAGGGTGACGGTGTTCAGCCAGTGGACGAAGGGGCGCTCGAAGCGGAACCGAGGCAGGTTGCGGAAGACCGCGAGGAAGACGTCCTGGACGGCCTCCTCGGCGTCGGCGGTCGAGCGGAGGATCCCGTACGAACGCGCGTAGACTCGACCCGAGTGTTTGCGCACCAGCTCGTTGTAGGCCGAAGTGCCGTAGGGCAGCTCCGCCTGGGCCTGCTCCACGAGCTCGCGATCGGGGTCTCCCTCCTGCCCCTGCAGGTCGTCCTCGCTCACAATCGCCGCCCTGCTCTCCCGTCCCACGAAGCTCGCCGTTCGCGTTCGCTCGACGATCGTCGCACGCCCCGCGCGGGGGCGCGCGAGCGATTCGCGATCACGAATCTTGCCGCTCCCGCCGCCCGGACGCACCGCCATCGTGACCATTCGCCGATCTCCAGAGCCCCTCGAGGGTGACCAGACGAAGCAGATCTCCTACGAGAATCCAGTTTCGGACTCTACGAATCGTTCGCGCGGCGAGGTCGGAGGGCGGCTGCGGAGCGTCCCGCGAGGCCTCCTGCCTGAGCAGTCCTTCGATCTCGTCCGACGCCGATCCCTCGTCCATCGCACCCCCCATCTGTCGGGAGGGGAAATGCGGGGGCGTAACAAAGCGTCACCGCCCCCCGCTCCCGGTCGGCCGCCGGCGGTTCGGCGCGGCGCGGCGGCGCAAGGCGGGATCAGGCCTCGGCGCGGCGGCGAAGGCGGGCTCAGGTCTCGACGACGCTCGGGTCCCCGAGATGACGGCTCACCAGCGAATGGAAGGCGGGCACCCCGGCGCCGTACTGGATCAGGTCGGCCTTCGCGTAGCGCGCGGCCGCCGCCGAGATCGGCTTCGCGTCCCGGGCCTTCATGTGGGCCTCGGCCACCCGCTCCATCAGGACGAAGCTGCCGACCGCCTCGGCGACGCTCTGTCCGACCGTGAGCAGGCCGTGGTTCGCCAGGATGACGGACCGGTTCTGGCCGAGCGCCTCGGCGATCCGGCGCCCGCCGTCGGTGTCCTGGATCTGGACCTCTTCGTCGTCGAAGAGCGCGTGGTCCTCGAAGAAGATGCAGGACTCCTGGGTGATCGGCAGGAGCGGACGCCGCTCTGCGGCGAAGGGCGTCCCCCAGCCCGTGTGGACGTGGGTGGCGCTGACCGCCTCGGGGCGCGCGGCCAGAATCGGCCCGTGGATGTAGTAGGCGGCGACGTTGATCCCGCCAGCGCCCTCGCCTTCGACGATCTTGCCGTCGGGGCCGATCAGCACGAGATCGGCGACGGTCGCCTGATGGAAGGACACGCCCCAGCGCAGGACCCAGAAATGGTCCGTCCGCTCGGGATCGCGCGCGCTGATGTGACCGTCGCCGGTGTCGCCCCAGCGCTGGGCCGCGAGGATGCGGTAGCCGAGGGCGACGTCGCGCTTGCGCCTGGCGCGGACCGCTTCGGGAGAGTCCTCGGCGCGGTCGCCGCCGAGGTCGATCGTTGCTGCTTCGGCCATGTCCGGTCCTCTCCTCGTCGTCTTCTTCGTGAACTCGCGAGACGAGATCGTAGCGAGGTCCGGTCGCCCGTGACCGCCTCGCCGCTTCAGTCGAGCGGGGGACGACGATCGAAGAAGGGGCGCTCCCGCTCGAGCTGTCCCGCCAGTCGGAAGAGCGTCGCCTCGTCGTCGGTTCGCCCCATGAACTGCAGCCCGATCGGCAGTCCCTCTTCATTCCAGTGGAGCGGGACCGACATCGCCGGATTGCCCGTCAGGTTCGCCAGCTGGGTGTAGCCCGTGGTCTGGAGCAGCGTCCGCGTCTGCGCCTCCCGGTCGGGATTCGAGAGCGAGAGCACCCCGAGCGGCGCCGGCGGGATCGCCATCGTCGGCGAGAGCACGACGTCGAAGCGCGTCATGTGTTCGGCGAGCGCGCGACCTGCGGCGTGCATCGTCCGGACCGCATTCACGTAGTCCGTGGCCGTCCTCGAGCCGGCGAGCTCCACCATCGCCCAGGTGCCGAGCTCGACGTCGCCCTGCTCGAGGGGACGACCGAGATCCGCGGCACGCTCCTCGAGGGAGGCCCGGGTGCTCGCGCTGATGATCGTGACGCCGGCCAGGGCGAGCCCTTCCGGCAGGTTCTCGAAGGGCGCCTCTTCGACTTCGTGCCCGAGCACGCGACAGAGTGCGATCGCCTCGTCGAGTGCAGCCTCGCAGTCCTCGTGCGGTGCCACACCGTTGAAGCCGAGACGCTGGACCGCGATCCGCAGCCGACCGGGATCCGCCCCGACCTCCTCGAGGAACGGACGGGCCGGCGGCGGCGCGGCATAGGGCGCACCCGGATCGGCCCCCGACGTCGCGTCGAGGAGCGCCGCGCTGTCGCGGACCGAGCGGGAGACCGCGTGGATCGTGCTCATCCCCGACCAGTTCTCACCCAGCTGCGGTCCCATCGGCGTGCGCCCGCGGGCCGGCTTCATCCCGAAGAGGCCGCAGCACGAAGCCGGGATCCGGATCGAGCCGCCTCCATCGCTGGCGTTCGCGAGAGGCAGGTAGCCGGCGGCGACCGCCGAGGATGCGCCGCCGGACGAGCCACCGGAGGTGTGGGTCGTCTTCCAGGGATTGCGGGTCTGCCCGAAGAGGCGCGACTCGGTGGACGTGGTCAACCCGAACTCCGGGGAATGGGTCCGTCCGAACGTGACGAGGCCCGCGCGGCGGTAGCGCGCGACGAGCTCGCTCTCGACGGTCGGGACGTATCCCTCGTAGAGGGCGCTGCCGTGGGTCAGGGGCGACCCGGGGATCGCCAGCGCGAGGTCCTTGAGGAGGAAGGGCACGCCGCGGAAGGGCCCGTCGGGAAGACCGTCGTCGATCGCCCGGCGCGCGTCGTCCTCGAATCGGGCGACCACCGCGCCCAGGACTTCGTCGCGGGCATCGACCCGCGCGATCGCTGCGTCGAGCAGCTCGTGGGGCGTCACGTCCCCGCTCGCGACGAGCGCCGCGAGGGCGAGGGCATCATGGTCCTCGTAGCCATCCACGTGCAGATCCTCCCGATCGATGCCCGCAGCGTACCCGACCGACCCGCGTGCCCCTACTTCCGGAACTGTTTGAAGTCGGCGGGACGCTTCTCGATGAAGGCCTTGATCGCCTCGATGTTCTCCGGCGAGCCCTGGGCCTTCGACATCTCGTCGTGCTCGATGTCGAGGGCTGCGGCGATTCCGGCCCGGTGGGCCTGGTTCATGATCTTCTTGATCGCGACCAGCGCCGAGATCGGCCACTGCGCGATCTCGCGGGCCTTCTCGAGGGCCGCCGCCAGGAGCGCGTCGTCCGGGTAGGCCCGCGCCGCCATCCCGAGTTCGACGGCCTTCGCCGCATCGATCCACTCCGCGGTGAACATCAGCTCGTTCGCGCGCTGTCGGCCGATCGAGCTCTGGAGCGTGTAGCTACTCGCGATCTCGGGCACGAGGCCGAGGTTCGCGAAGGGGAGCCGCGCCCGCAGACTCTCGCCGACGTAGACGATGTCCGAGGCGATCGCGATCGTGCAGCCTCCCCCCACGGCCACTCCGGGGACCGCCGCGATCAGCGGCTTGCCGAAGGCCAGCACCGTCGCCTCCGCGGCGAAGAAGCCGCTCGCGAAGCCGTCCTCCCGCGGCGGGCGCTCGCCCCCGCCGAAGCCCCCGAGATCGGCCCCCGAAGAGAAGTTCCCACCGGCCCCGGTCAGGACCACGACCGCCACCTTCGGGTCGGCTTCCGCGTCCCGCAGCGCCTGACAGAAGGCGTCCCACTGATCCTCGTCGAAGGCGTTCTTCTTCTCGGGCCGATTCATCGTGATCAGCAGCACGCCCTCTTCGTCGAGGTCGGTCAGCACGCGGGATTCGTCGCTCATGTCTTCTCCGTCCGGTTCGTCCGGGCCGACAACGATGGCGGATGCACCCCGAGGTAGCCAGTCCCGCTCGATCAGTCGGCGACGACGACTCTCGTGCCGGCCAGATGGTCGTGTCCGCAGCGGCGAGCCGAGCCGAAGATCAGCAGCAGCTCGAAGAGCACGACGAAGGATCCGACGACGGGCACGACCGCGACCGCATAGAGCGAGGCCTCTCGGATCCAGAACACGCGGGTGAAGGAGACCAGCCGCCCGTCGACACCCACGATACGAATCCCGAGCATGCGTTTCCCGATCGTCTGACCCCGATCGGCGAGCAGATAGCCATGGAGCGTCACGAAGAGCGCAAGAGAGAGGGCGTTGTCGATGAAGACATCGACCAGGGCGGGCAAGGTGAACAGCGCCCCGAACACCTCTCCGGCCGTCTCCGGCGGAACGGCGGACGCCTCGGAGAGCTCGAGCCGGCCGAGCAACGACATGAGCGGGAAGTAGATGGCCATCTGGAGAACGGCGTCGATGGACGCGGCGACGAACCGCGACGAGCGGCTCGCGTCGTCCGCGGTCGTGCGAGCCTCGTCGGGGAGCAGAGAGGACTGCGGGGGGTCGTAGGCGTGAGCGTCCAGCGGATCCGACACGCCGCCGAGATTAGCAGGAGGGAGGGTCTGCCCGCGGTCCGCGGCTGTATTAGAGTCGGTCGTTCGACGGGACACGTCGCGAGCCCGCGCGCCCCGAATCGCACACCCGCGCAGAGGATCCAGCATGCCGATCAGCCCCATGGACGACTACCTCGCCCACCAGACCACCGACACCTTCGACCACGTCTTCACGAGCGACCGCAACTTCTTCGACCGCTACTACTTCAATCTCCACGCGTCGAGCGACGAGCTCTTCATGGTCTTCGGCCTCGGCCAGTATCCGAACCTCGGGGTGACCGACGCCTTCGCCTCGATCTCCCACGGCGACACCCAGTACACGGTTCGCGCGTCCCGCGAGCTCGGCAGCGACCGGATGGACACGTCCTGCGGCCCCTTCAAGTTCGAGGTCCTCGAGGGACTCAAGAAGCTCCGGATCCAGTGCGACGACAACGAGTGGGGCCTCGCCTTCGACGTGACCTGGGACGGCGCGCAGCCTCCGCTCGAGGAGCCCAAGTCGATCAAGAAGAGCTTCAACCGCACGGTCATGGAGAACGCGCGCTTCGCCCAGACCGGCTGCTACACGGGCTCCCTCGAGATCGACGGCCAGCACTACACGGTCGAGCCCACGAAATGGAAGGGCGCGCGGGACCGCTCCTGGGGCGTACGCGGCGTGGGCGAGCCCGAGCCGCCGGGCATCCGCGTGACCGAGGAGCGCGCCCACGGCTTCTTCCACAACTGGATGCCGATGCAGTTCGACGACTACATGATCAAGACCTTCATCGAGGAGGGCCCCGACGGCGAGCGCCAGATGGAGGAAGGGATCAAGGTCTGGAACTACGGAATCGACAAGCCCAACGAGATCCTCGGCTCCCCGAACCACAAGATGCGGTACCACTCGGGCACGCGGGAGGTCGCCGGCGCGACGATCGGCTACGCGAACAGCGACCTGACCGTCGAGAACGTCCCGCTCCGGACGGTCAACCTCGGCATGGGCTCGGGCTACATCAACACCGACGGCTGGGGCCACGGCGTCTACCAGGGCAAGGAGAAGGTCGAGGGCGTCAAGTACGACGTCTCGACCCCGGCGAAGCGCGCCGAAGTCTTCGGCCTGAACGAGACCCTCTGCCGCTTCGAAGCCAGCAACGGCGACGTCGGCTACGGCATGCACGAGAACTTCATCGTCGGGATCTATCGACCCTACGGGTTCGACGAACCGGGCACAATGGCGCCCTGACCCGCGCGGGCGGGTCTGCGCGCCCGCTCAGTCTTCCTGCACGCCCTTCGGCGCCCTCTGCTTCATGAAGCCGAAGAGGTAGCCCGCGACGCGCCGCATCTGGATCTCCTCCGCGCCCTCGGTGATCCGGTAGCGGCGGTGGTGTCGGTAGATGTGCTCGAAGGGCTTGTGGCGCGAGTAGCCGAGACCGCCGTGGACCTGCATGGCGCGGTCCGCCGCCTCGCAGCAGAGCCGATTCGACCAGTAGTTGCACATCGAGACCTTGTCCGAGACCGAGAAGGCCCCGTACTGGTCCATCTGCCAGGCCGTCTTGTGGATCAGCGCCCGGAGCATCTCGCACTGGGTCTGGAGCTCGACGAGCGGGAACTGGATGCCCTGGTTCGTGGCGAGGGGCTTGCCGAAGGGCGCGCGGGTCTTCGCATACTCGATCGACTCGTCGATGCAGAACTGGGCGGCGCCGAGAGACGACGCCGCCTGACGGATCCGGTTCTCGTTGAAGAAGTGCTGGACGACCTGCAGGCCCCGCCCCTCTTCCCCGAAGATCGACGAGTGCGGAACCCGGACGTCCTGCATCGTGAAGCGGCCGTGGTCCGTCGGCATGTTGAAGGTCCAGAGGAGCTCCTCGACCTTGAAGCCCTCGCTATCCGTCGGCACGAGGAACGCGGTGATCCCGTGGCCGTCGCCGGGCCCGCCGTCGGTCCGCGCCATCACCATCGCGTGGGCGGCGTTGTGGATGCCGGTGTTCCAGCTCTTCTCGCCGTTCAGGATCCAGTCGTCGCCATCGCGGACGCCGCTCGTCTCCATGTGCGTCGCGTCGGAGCCGTGAGCGCTCTCGGTGATGCCGAACGTGAAGCCGCGCCGCCCGGCCGCAGCGTCCTCGAGCCAGTTCGCCTTCTGCTCCTCGCTTCCGTAGTGCAGGAGCAGCAGGAGGCCGACGCTGTTCCCGACGATCGAGTGCTCGTTCTGGAGGTCGTTGTGGAGCCCCAGCCCCTTCCGCGCGAGGTGCTCGCGGATCACGGCCATCCCGAGGTTGGTGCCGTCCCGGCCGCCGTACTCCTCGGGGAAGGCGTAGCGATAATGACCGGCCGCGTCCGCGCGCCGCTTCGCCTCTCTCAGGAGCGCCTCCCATTCCTCGGTCGGTCGCCCGCCCTCTTCCCAGTTTGTGCGCGCGTCCTCTCGCCGATGGTCGAAGAAGCGGACGTTGTCGTTTTCCTCCTCGAGCGGCCGGATCTCGGCCTCGATGAAGCGGTCGAGCTCGTCGAGGTAGTCCTGCAGGTCCTGCGGAATCTCGAAATCCAAAATCGTGCCCTCCGGCGTGCGGGGTTCAGTCCTCGTTCGCCGCGAGCGCGGCGGCGAGTCCCGAGTAGCGGGGTTGGTCGATGGCGAGCTGGTTCACGACGGTCACGCGGAGGTGATCCGCGAGACCGGGACGATCGAGCGCGACGGAGCCGTCGCGCAGCCCCTCGGCGAGGCGTCGCCGAAGCGCGTCGATCGGCTCGGCGGCCTCGGCTCCGAGCAGCGCGACGAGACGCGCCTGCTCGGCGGCGACGTGGGCGGGTCCGCGGGTGAGCTCGCGAAGCACGATGTCGAGGGAGTTCGAGGCCACGAGCGACAGGAACGCATCCCGCCCCTTCAGTCGCCCGCGCAGGTCGTTCCTCAGGAAGTCGCGCACGCTCTCCAGCAGCTCGTCGGTCCGCGGCATGTCGAGCGAGCTCGCCGCCGGTCCCTCCGCGACGAGCTCGACGGGACCGGGGATGATCAGGTTCGCGCAGTCGACCTGACACTCGGAGCTGCGTCGCGCGATCCCCGGTCGTTCGACGCTCGCGTCCACGCCGCCCCGATACATCGCCGCCATCTGCAGCGTCCCGACCGCCCACCAGAACGAACCGAAGACCTCCCACCAGCGAAGGTGATCCGGCGTGATCCGGATCCCCGATTCGGTTTCGTAGCCCTCGAGGAGCGACTCGCGCGAGCCGAAGCCACCCACGGGCTGGTCGTGGCGACCGAAGCGCCAGGAGTTGGTGCAGATCCAGCCGAGGTCGCGTACGGGGTCGCCGAGATAGGCGACCTCCCAGTCGAGCACGGCCATGATCCCGTCCGGCGTGATCATCAGGTTGCCGTTCCGGAAATCGTTGTGGACGAGGCGCGGCGTGTCGTAGATCGGCTCGGGGAGATGGTCGAGCAGCCAACGCGCCGTGTAGTCGATCATCGGCTGCGGGGTGTCGTAGGCGCGATAGCCCGCCCAGAGCTGCTCCACGTAGGCCCGGGTCGACTGCTCTTCGAGGAACGAAGACAGCCCGGCGGCGACGGGATCGACACCGTGGATCCGCGCCAGGATCCGACCGCACTCGAAGGCCAGCGTCGGACGGACGGCCTCGAGCGCCGGATCCTTCAGGATCTTTCCGCCGAGGGTCTCGCCCTCGAGCCACTCCATGAGGAAGCCCTCGCCGAGGCCGTCGTCCTCCTCGAGCACCAGTACGACCGCAGGCTCCGGCACCCCCACCTGCCGGGCGACCTGCATGAGCCGCGCCTCGCCCGCGAGACCGGGTCCCGGGTTCGCGCCCGTGCGCTCCTTCGAACCACCACCGGCCGCGCGGCGGAACGCCAGGGTCCGCGGCCCGCCGGTCGCCTCGATCTCGACGCGATAGGTCTCCTGACTCGCTCCGCCGGAGAGTCGACGAACGGACACGAGCGCGGCGAAGTCGGAGAGTCCGCGCGTGAGCGCCGCGGCGAGTCGGGCGTCGAAGTCTTCCATCGGCGTTCGACTCTAGTCGAACGCCACGCCCCCCCGCATTGGACGCGGAGTACACGCGCCGGCCGCGCGACGCGAAGGCTCAGGCGGACGGTCGAAACACGAGCGGCGCGACGACCGAAGTCGACGCGCCGCCGGCGCTTCCCCCGTACGCTTCGGAAGAAGCGGTACTCCTCCGCTCAGGAGCGGTACTCCTCCGGATAGCTGCTCCAGTCGATCTCGCGGATCGGCCCGCCCATCTTGCCGGGCCAGCGCGAGCTGCCGATCGTGTCGACGAAGGGCCAGAACGCATCCGGGTCGAGCGCGCCCTGGCGCGAGATCTCGCGCTGGATCGGCTTGCCGATCGCGAGATAGGCCTCGACCTCACCCAGGATCGGGAGCCGCTCGGCGATCGGGTCCCACGGGCTCTCCCGCAGGAGCAGCTCGCCTTCGACCTTCTCGCGGTAGACCGGCTGGGTCCTCGACTCGACGGAGACGACGAAGGGTTCGATGTCGTAGGCCTTCTCGGCGCCGCCGACCGCGCGGGAGCACTTGATCCACCACTGGAAGTCGTGCTCCTCCTCCGGCATCTCGAGGGCGCCCGCGGTCCGTCCCTTGTACTCGAGGAA harbors:
- a CDS encoding enoyl-CoA hydratase-related protein is translated as MSDESRVLTDLDEEGVLLITMNRPEKKNAFDEDQWDAFCQALRDAEADPKVAVVVLTGAGGNFSSGADLGGFGGGERPPREDGFASGFFAAEATVLAFGKPLIAAVPGVAVGGGCTIAIASDIVYVGESLRARLPFANLGLVPEIASSYTLQSSIGRQRANELMFTAEWIDAAKAVELGMAARAYPDDALLAAALEKAREIAQWPISALVAIKKIMNQAHRAGIAAALDIEHDEMSKAQGSPENIEAIKAFIEKRPADFKQFRK
- a CDS encoding acetoacetate decarboxylase family protein, with translation MSIPNDAFKINPGEVLGWPNLRIKYPTDPAKLAELLPPGLEPSDTSNVHLNIYLIPVPDEPEFGVVIDVDADYRGQKGRYCLGYGIDQESAIYISKDMNGQPKFPCEIEYYRIGEAVKARCTHQGYTFLEYKGRTAGALEMPEEEHDFQWWIKCSRAVGGAEKAYDIEPFVVSVESRTQPVYREKVEGELLLRESPWDPIAERLPILGEVEAYLAIGKPIQREISRQGALDPDAFWPFVDTIGSSRWPGKMGGPIREIDWSSYPEEYRS
- a CDS encoding RDD family protein, with protein sequence MSDPLDAHAYDPPQSSLLPDEARTTADDASRSSRFVAASIDAVLQMAIYFPLMSLLGRLELSEASAVPPETAGEVFGALFTLPALVDVFIDNALSLALFVTLHGYLLADRGQTIGKRMLGIRIVGVDGRLVSFTRVFWIREASLYAVAVVPVVGSFVVLFELLLIFGSARRCGHDHLAGTRVVVAD
- a CDS encoding acyl-CoA dehydrogenase family protein; protein product: MDFEIPQDLQDYLDELDRFIEAEIRPLEEENDNVRFFDHRREDARTNWEEGGRPTEEWEALLREAKRRADAAGHYRYAFPEEYGGRDGTNLGMAVIREHLARKGLGLHNDLQNEHSIVGNSVGLLLLLHYGSEEQKANWLEDAAAGRRGFTFGITESAHGSDATHMETSGVRDGDDWILNGEKSWNTGIHNAAHAMVMARTDGGPGDGHGITAFLVPTDSEGFKVEELLWTFNMPTDHGRFTMQDVRVPHSSIFGEEGRGLQVVQHFFNENRIRQAASSLGAAQFCIDESIEYAKTRAPFGKPLATNQGIQFPLVELQTQCEMLRALIHKTAWQMDQYGAFSVSDKVSMCNYWSNRLCCEAADRAMQVHGGLGYSRHKPFEHIYRHHRRYRITEGAEEIQMRRVAGYLFGFMKQRAPKGVQED
- a CDS encoding phosphotransferase family protein; the protein is MEDFDARLAAALTRGLSDFAALVSVRRLSGGASQETYRVEIEATGGPRTLAFRRAAGGGSKERTGANPGPGLAGEARLMQVARQVGVPEPAVVLVLEEDDGLGEGFLMEWLEGETLGGKILKDPALEAVRPTLAFECGRILARIHGVDPVAAGLSSFLEEQSTRAYVEQLWAGYRAYDTPQPMIDYTARWLLDHLPEPIYDTPRLVHNDFRNGNLMITPDGIMAVLDWEVAYLGDPVRDLGWICTNSWRFGRHDQPVGGFGSRESLLEGYETESGIRITPDHLRWWEVFGSFWWAVGTLQMAAMYRGGVDASVERPGIARRSSECQVDCANLIIPGPVELVAEGPAASSLDMPRTDELLESVRDFLRNDLRGRLKGRDAFLSLVASNSLDIVLRELTRGPAHVAAEQARLVALLGAEAAEPIDALRRRLAEGLRDGSVALDRPGLADHLRVTVVNQLAIDQPRYSGLAAALAANED